In Canis lupus dingo isolate Sandy chromosome 12, ASM325472v2, whole genome shotgun sequence, the following proteins share a genomic window:
- the MRPS18A gene encoding 39S ribosomal protein S18a, mitochondrial isoform X3: protein MAAVNVLVDTCGRLFRRLLAGPRASSWARPPARGFREVVEIQEGKTTIIEGRLTGTPKESPNPPNPSGQCPICRWNLKHKYSYEDVLLLRQFIRPRGGMLPRRITGLCQEEHRKIEECVKMAHRAGLFPNHRPQLPEGFVPKSKPQLNRYLTRWSPRSVKPIYNKGHRWNKVRMAVGSPLLKDNISYSRRPLILYH from the exons GGCCCGAGGGCGAGCAGTTGGGCTCGGCCTCCAGCTCGGGGGTTCAGAGAAG TGGTGGAGATCCAAGAAGGGAAGACGACTATA aTCGAAGGACGTTTAACAGGAACTCCCAAGGAAAGTCCAAATCCCCCTAACCCATCTGGCCAGTGCCCCATCTGCCGGTGGAACCTGAAGCACAAGTATAGCTATGAG GATGTTCTGCTGCTCCGTCAGTTCATCCGGCCTCGTGGAGGCATGCTGCCTCGAAGGATCACAGGCCTATGCCAGGAAGAGCACCGCAAGATTGAGGAGTGTGTGAAGATGGCGCACCGAGCAG GACTCTTCCCAAATCACAGGCCTCAGCTTCCTGAAGGATTTGTTCCAAAGAGCAAACCCCAACTCAATCG gTACCTGACCCGCTGGTCTCCCCGTTCAGTCAAGCCCATCTATAATAAAGGCCACCGCTGGAACAAAGTACGCATGGCTGTGGGGTCGCCCCTCCTGAAAGACAACATCTCCTACTCAAGAAGGCCTCTGATACTGTATCACTGA
- the MRPS18A gene encoding 39S ribosomal protein S18a, mitochondrial isoform X1, which yields MAAVNVLVDTCGRLFRRLLAGPRASSWARPPARGFREVVEIQEGKTTIIEGRLTGTPKESPNPPNPSGQCPICRWNLKHKYSYEDVLLLRQFIRPRGGMLPRRITGLCQEEHRKIEECVKMAHRAGLFPNHRPQLPEGFVPKSKPQLNRSPSPLQSATVTALCRGPEMVEAKQDTASTASLQACPRQNAGSEGGRPGKTSSGLLDWGYRARAGSSLTPRQHPGLVPISTCTSHIASWAICQQPRGSRVY from the exons GGCCCGAGGGCGAGCAGTTGGGCTCGGCCTCCAGCTCGGGGGTTCAGAGAAG TGGTGGAGATCCAAGAAGGGAAGACGACTATA aTCGAAGGACGTTTAACAGGAACTCCCAAGGAAAGTCCAAATCCCCCTAACCCATCTGGCCAGTGCCCCATCTGCCGGTGGAACCTGAAGCACAAGTATAGCTATGAG GATGTTCTGCTGCTCCGTCAGTTCATCCGGCCTCGTGGAGGCATGCTGCCTCGAAGGATCACAGGCCTATGCCAGGAAGAGCACCGCAAGATTGAGGAGTGTGTGAAGATGGCGCACCGAGCAG GACTCTTCCCAAATCACAGGCCTCAGCTTCCTGAAGGATTTGTTCCAAAGAGCAAACCCCAACTCAATCG cagcccctcccctcttCAGTCTGCTACTGTAACTGCTCTCTGTAGGGGACCAGAGATGGTTGAAGCAAAGCAGGACACCGCATCCACAGCAAGTCTCCAAGCCTGTCCCAGACAAAATGCAGGCTCGGAGGGTGGGAGGCCAGGCAAAACCAGCTCCGGATTGCTGGACTGGGGGTACAGGGCCAGAGCTGGGTCTTCACTGACACCTCGCCAGCACCCTGGCCTCGTGCCCATCTCCACCTGTACCTCCCACATTGCTAGCTGGGCCATCTGCCAGCAGCCCCGAGGGAGCAGGGTATATTAA
- the MRPS18A gene encoding 39S ribosomal protein S18a, mitochondrial isoform X2, whose product MRKYSPHLPNHHGALFLPAVSRKWTWLCLSSRRNPIPSEDVLLLRQFIRPRGGMLPRRITGLCQEEHRKIEECVKMAHRAGLFPNHRPQLPEGFVPKSKPQLNRSPSPLQSATVTALCRGPEMVEAKQDTASTASLQACPRQNAGSEGGRPGKTSSGLLDWGYRARAGSSLTPRQHPGLVPISTCTSHIASWAICQQPRGSRVY is encoded by the exons ATGAGGAAGTACAGCCCACACCTGCCTAACCACCATGGGGCACTCTTTCTACCAGCCGTTTCCAGGAAATGGACTTGGCTTTGTTTATCCAGCAGACGAAATCCAATCCCCTCCGAG GATGTTCTGCTGCTCCGTCAGTTCATCCGGCCTCGTGGAGGCATGCTGCCTCGAAGGATCACAGGCCTATGCCAGGAAGAGCACCGCAAGATTGAGGAGTGTGTGAAGATGGCGCACCGAGCAG GACTCTTCCCAAATCACAGGCCTCAGCTTCCTGAAGGATTTGTTCCAAAGAGCAAACCCCAACTCAATCG cagcccctcccctcttCAGTCTGCTACTGTAACTGCTCTCTGTAGGGGACCAGAGATGGTTGAAGCAAAGCAGGACACCGCATCCACAGCAAGTCTCCAAGCCTGTCCCAGACAAAATGCAGGCTCGGAGGGTGGGAGGCCAGGCAAAACCAGCTCCGGATTGCTGGACTGGGGGTACAGGGCCAGAGCTGGGTCTTCACTGACACCTCGCCAGCACCCTGGCCTCGTGCCCATCTCCACCTGTACCTCCCACATTGCTAGCTGGGCCATCTGCCAGCAGCCCCGAGGGAGCAGGGTATATTAA
- the MRPS18A gene encoding 39S ribosomal protein S18a, mitochondrial isoform X4 translates to MAAVNVLVDTCGRLFRRLLAGPRASSWARPPARGFREVVEIQEGKTTIIEGRLTGTPKESPNPPNPSGQCPICRWNLKHKYSYEDVLLLRQFIRPRGGMLPRRITGLCQEEHRKIEECVKMAHRAGSGSSQGKEARELSVRCPHATPCQPSPVQLQEEDSSQITGLSFLKDLFQRANPNSIAAPPLFSLLL, encoded by the exons GGCCCGAGGGCGAGCAGTTGGGCTCGGCCTCCAGCTCGGGGGTTCAGAGAAG TGGTGGAGATCCAAGAAGGGAAGACGACTATA aTCGAAGGACGTTTAACAGGAACTCCCAAGGAAAGTCCAAATCCCCCTAACCCATCTGGCCAGTGCCCCATCTGCCGGTGGAACCTGAAGCACAAGTATAGCTATGAG GATGTTCTGCTGCTCCGTCAGTTCATCCGGCCTCGTGGAGGCATGCTGCCTCGAAGGATCACAGGCCTATGCCAGGAAGAGCACCGCAAGATTGAGGAGTGTGTGAAGATGGCGCACCGAGCAGGTAGCGGGTCCTCTCAGGGCAAAGAGGCCAGAGAGCTATCAGTGCGATGCCCCCATGCCACCCCTTGCCAGCCGTCCCCTGTCCAGCTCCAGGAAGAG GACTCTTCCCAAATCACAGGCCTCAGCTTCCTGAAGGATTTGTTCCAAAGAGCAAACCCCAACTCAATCG cagcccctcccctcttCAGTCTGCTACTGTAA